The Neomonachus schauinslandi chromosome 4, ASM220157v2, whole genome shotgun sequence genome includes a region encoding these proteins:
- the NDUFS5 gene encoding NADH dehydrogenase [ubiquinone] iron-sulfur protein 5 isoform X1 gives MNTEEGHQIQDGFTGEVSSELRQIGKSMPFFDVQKRLGLNLDHWMTIQSAEQPHKIPGRCHAFEKEWIECAHGIGGTRAEKECKIEFDDFIECLLRQKTMKRLSDIRRQRDKLIKEGKYTPPPHHLGKEDPRP, from the exons ATGAACACAGAGGAGGGACACCAGATTCAGGATGGCTTCACAGGAGAAGTGTCATCTGAGTTGAGACAAAtaggaaaat CCATGCCTTTCTTTGATGTGCAGAAAAGGCTGGGCCTTAACTTAGATCATTGGATGACAATCCAAAGTGCTGAGCAGCCTCACAAGATTCCAGGTCGATGCCATGCTTTTGAAAAAGAATGGATAGAATGTGCTCATGGAATCGGTGGTACCCGTgcagagaaagagtgcaagatAGAATTTGATGATTTCATAGAATGTCTGCTTCGGCAGAAAACG ATGAAACGTCTGAGTGACATCAGGAGGCAGCGAGATAAACTAATAAAGGAAGGGAAGTACACACCTCCACCTCACCACTTGGGCAAGGAGGATCCTAGGCCTTGA
- the AKIRIN1 gene encoding akirin-1 isoform X1, whose translation MACGATLKRPMEFEAALLSPGSPKRRRCAPLPGPTPGLRPPDAEPPPLLQTQTPPPTLQQPAPPGSERRLPTPEQIFQNIKQEYSRYQRWRHLEVVLNQSEACTSESQPHSSALTAPSSPGSSWMKKDQPTFTLRQVGIICERLLKDYEDKIREEYEQILNTKLAEQYESFVKFTHDQIMRRYGTRPTSCKYCQVFL comes from the exons ATGGCGTGCGGGGCGACGTTGAAGCGGCCTATGGAGTTCGAGGCGGCGCTGCTGAGCCCTGGTTCCCCGAAGCGGCGGCGCTGCGCCCCTTTGCCCGGCCCCACTCCGGGCCTCAGGCCCCCGGACGCCGAGCCGCCGCCACTTCTCCAGACGCAGACCCCACCGCCGACTCTGCAGCAGCCCGCCCCGCCCGGCAGCGAGCGGCGCCTTCCAACACCGG aacaaatttttcagaatataaaacaagaatatagtcgttatcagaggtggagacatttagaagttgttcttaatcagagtgaagcttgtacttcggaaagtcagcctcattcctcagcgCTCACAGCACCTAGTTCTCCAG GTTCCTCCtggatgaagaaggaccagcccACCTTTACCCTCCGACAAGTTGGAATAATATGTGAGCGTCtcttaaaagactatgaagataaaattcgggaggagtatgagcaaatcctcaataccaaacTAGCAG AACAATATGAATCTTTTGTGAAATTcacacatgatcagattatgCGACGATATGGGACAAGGCCAACAAGCTGTAAGTATTGTCaagtttttctttga
- the AKIRIN1 gene encoding akirin-1 isoform X2, giving the protein MACGATLKRPMEFEAALLSPGSPKRRRCAPLPGPTPGLRPPDAEPPPLLQTQTPPPTLQQPAPPGSERRLPTPEQIFQNIKQEYSRYQRWRHLEVVLNQSEACTSESQPHSSALTAPSSPGSSWMKKDQPTFTLRQVGIICERLLKDYEDKIREEYEQILNTKLAEQYESFVKFTHDQIMRRYGTRPTSYVS; this is encoded by the exons ATGGCGTGCGGGGCGACGTTGAAGCGGCCTATGGAGTTCGAGGCGGCGCTGCTGAGCCCTGGTTCCCCGAAGCGGCGGCGCTGCGCCCCTTTGCCCGGCCCCACTCCGGGCCTCAGGCCCCCGGACGCCGAGCCGCCGCCACTTCTCCAGACGCAGACCCCACCGCCGACTCTGCAGCAGCCCGCCCCGCCCGGCAGCGAGCGGCGCCTTCCAACACCGG aacaaatttttcagaatataaaacaagaatatagtcgttatcagaggtggagacatttagaagttgttcttaatcagagtgaagcttgtacttcggaaagtcagcctcattcctcagcgCTCACAGCACCTAGTTCTCCAG GTTCCTCCtggatgaagaaggaccagcccACCTTTACCCTCCGACAAGTTGGAATAATATGTGAGCGTCtcttaaaagactatgaagataaaattcgggaggagtatgagcaaatcctcaataccaaacTAGCAG AACAATATGAATCTTTTGTGAAATTcacacatgatcagattatgCGACGATATGGGACAAGGCCAACAAGCT atgtgtcctga
- the AKIRIN1 gene encoding akirin-1 isoform X3 — MACGATLKRPMEFEAALLSPGSPKRRRCAPLPGPTPGLRPPDAEPPPLLQTQTPPPTLQQPAPPGSERRLPTPEQIFQNIKQEYSRYQRWRHLEVVLNQSEACTSESQPHSSALTAPSSPEQYESFVKFTHDQIMRRYGTRPTSCKYCQVFL; from the exons ATGGCGTGCGGGGCGACGTTGAAGCGGCCTATGGAGTTCGAGGCGGCGCTGCTGAGCCCTGGTTCCCCGAAGCGGCGGCGCTGCGCCCCTTTGCCCGGCCCCACTCCGGGCCTCAGGCCCCCGGACGCCGAGCCGCCGCCACTTCTCCAGACGCAGACCCCACCGCCGACTCTGCAGCAGCCCGCCCCGCCCGGCAGCGAGCGGCGCCTTCCAACACCGG aacaaatttttcagaatataaaacaagaatatagtcgttatcagaggtggagacatttagaagttgttcttaatcagagtgaagcttgtacttcggaaagtcagcctcattcctcagcgCTCACAGCACCTAGTTCTCCAG AACAATATGAATCTTTTGTGAAATTcacacatgatcagattatgCGACGATATGGGACAAGGCCAACAAGCTGTAAGTATTGTCaagtttttctttga
- the NDUFS5 gene encoding NADH dehydrogenase [ubiquinone] iron-sulfur protein 5 isoform X2: MPFFDVQKRLGLNLDHWMTIQSAEQPHKIPGRCHAFEKEWIECAHGIGGTRAEKECKIEFDDFIECLLRQKTMKRLSDIRRQRDKLIKEGKYTPPPHHLGKEDPRP, from the exons ATGCCTTTCTTTGATGTGCAGAAAAGGCTGGGCCTTAACTTAGATCATTGGATGACAATCCAAAGTGCTGAGCAGCCTCACAAGATTCCAGGTCGATGCCATGCTTTTGAAAAAGAATGGATAGAATGTGCTCATGGAATCGGTGGTACCCGTgcagagaaagagtgcaagatAGAATTTGATGATTTCATAGAATGTCTGCTTCGGCAGAAAACG ATGAAACGTCTGAGTGACATCAGGAGGCAGCGAGATAAACTAATAAAGGAAGGGAAGTACACACCTCCACCTCACCACTTGGGCAAGGAGGATCCTAGGCCTTGA